In one Sebastes umbrosus isolate fSebUmb1 chromosome 13, fSebUmb1.pri, whole genome shotgun sequence genomic region, the following are encoded:
- the gtpbp8 gene encoding GTP-binding protein 8: MFCLRLSLWLQPGTQLCSVSRRQTVHKLASLQKATKLPSKKVQSLLYPFSGLEAYLDRSVDRTPFQLFHPSVEDMVKAEKLFYASPSHKIDYYISAERMDHVPALKAPEVCFIGRSNVGKSSLIKGLFSLTPEVEVRVSKTPGHTKKMNFFRVGKAFTVVDMPGYGHKAPNDFVDMVEPYLYTRENLVRTFLLVDGSVGLQKADLIALEMCEEIRRPYVIVVTKMDKCGYGTLLKNLMDLQDVVKTHTTSCFPQPFLVSSLQFWGIYLLRCFITHVTGSIRLTNTSQS; encoded by the exons ATGTTTTGTCTCCGGCTGTCCCTGTGGCTTCAGCCTGGGACACAACTTTGCTCTGTGTCCCGCCGGCAGACTGTCCATAAACTGGCCTCGCTTCAGAAAGCCACAAAGCTTCCCTCAAAGAAAGTCCAAAGCTTACTTTACCCCTTTAGTGGGCTGGAAGCTTACCTGGACAG GTCAGTGGACAGGACTCCGTTCCAGCTCTTTCATCCCAGTGTGGAGGACATGGTTAAAGCAGAAAAGCTCTTCTACGCTTCTCCGTCTCATAAGattgattactacatctctgcaGAGAGGATGGACCATGTACCTGCACTGAAAGCACCAGAG GTGTGTTTCATCGGCAGAAGCAACGTGGGCAAGTCGTCTCTCATCAAAGGTCTGTTCTCCCTGACTCCTGAGGTGGAAGTTCGAGTATCCAAAACTCCA GGTCACACAAAGAAGATGAACTTCTTCCGAGTGGGCAAAGCGTTCACCGTCGTTGACATGCCGGGCTATGGACACAAAGCCCCCAACGACTTTGTGGATATGGTGGAGCCGTACCTCTACACAAGAGAAAA TCTGGTGAGGACGTTCCTGTTGGTGGATGGCAGTGTTGGTCTTCAGAAGGCTGACCTGATCGCCCTGGAGATGTGTGAGGAGATCAGACGGCCATATGTG ATAGTGGTGACTAAGATGGACAAATGTGGGTACGGAACACTGCTGAAAAACTTAATGGATCTTCAGGATGTTGTTAAAACACATACTACAAGCTGCTTCCCCCAGCCATTCCTGGTCAG CTCCCTCCAGTTTTGGGGGATCTACCTGCTGAGATGCTTCATTACTCACGTAACAGGGAGCATCAGGTTAACGAACACCTCTCAAAGCTGA